TCGCCTCCGGGACGAACTCGGGCCACTTCGTCGTCGGCGGGTGGACGCCGTAGTCGAGCATCCCCTTCGCGATATCGGCCGCGTCGCGCTCGCCCGCCGTGGCCGCGAACTCGTGGTGGAACGGGCCGTACGGGATGTCGTAGTCGATTCGTTCGGCGAGGTAGTTCGCGTTCAACACGGCCTTCGCCGAGGTGTCTTTCAGTCCCGCGTCCCCGAGCCGGGCGATGTAGGCGTAGGCCTTCACCAGGACCAGCCAGTTGCCCTGATAGCCGTGGACCTTGCCGATGCTCCGTTCGGGATCGTACAGTTCGTAACGACCGTCGCGCTCGCGAACCCGGGGTCGCGGGAGGAACTCCGCGAGTTCGTCGACGACACCGACCGGACCGGCACCCGGGCCACCCCCGCCGTGCGGCGTCGCGAACGTCTTGTGCACGTTGTAGTGCATGATGTCGAAGCCCATATCGCCGGGACGCGCACGGCCGAGCAGCGCGTTGAGGTTCGCGCCGTCGTAGTAGAGCAGACCGCCCGCGTCGTGGACGATCTCGGCGATCTCTTCGATGTCGCGCTCGAAGAGTCCGACCGTGTTCGGGTTCGTCAGCATCAGCGCCGCCGTGTCCTCGGAGACGGCCGCCTCCAGCGCGTCGAGGTCGACCCGACCGTCCTCGCCCGAGGGCAGTTCGACGACGTCGTAACCCGCCATCGCGGCGCTCGCGAAGTTCGTGCCGTGGGCCGACGCGGGCACGATCACTTCAGATCGCGGGTCGCCGCGGGCCTCGTGACACGCTTTCGCGATCATAATCCCGGTGAACTCCCCGGCCGCGCCCGCCGGCGGTTGCAGCGTCACCGCGTCCATCCCGCCGATCCGCGCGAGGTAGTCCTGGAGGCCGGCGAGCAGTTCGAGCGTCCCCTGGACGGTCTCCTCGGAGCGGTCGGGGTGGACGCCGCCGTTCGGATCGGCCGCCACGTCCTCGGTGAACGAGGGGTTGTACTTCATCGTACACGACCCGAGCGGGTACGGCCCGGTCTCGACGCTCCAGTTCATCTGCGAGAGCCGCGTGTAGTGGCGGGCCAGTTCGGGCTCGGAGAGCCCCGGCAGTTCGAGGCTCTCGCGGGTCAGATCGTCTGGCAACGGCGATTCCTCGCCGACGTCGACGGTCGTCGCGTCCTTCTCGGAGAGCAGCGGTTCGTATCGGTCGTCGTCGCCGTAGCGTGCCTGATCGTGGTTCATTATAGCGCCTCCTCGAACGCCTCGACGAGCGCGTCCGTCTCGCTTGCGTTCACGTCCGTGACGCACGCCTGCAGGAGGTGGTCGTCGACGACGTGAACCGCGAACCCGTTCGCTTCGAGATCCTGCGCGATCGCCGGGGCGGGCTGGTCGGTGCGGACGAGGAACTCCCGGAAGTGATGCCGGTCGTGGACCGGCGCTCTGACGCCCGGAAGTTCGTCCAGCTGTGCGGCGAGGGCCGCCGCCTCGCGAACGCACTGGCTCGCGAGATCGACGAGGCCGTCCGCGCCGAGCAGCGCGAGGTGCATCGCGGTCCGCAGCGCCACCCACGCCTGGTTCGTACAGATGTTCGAGGTGGCGCGCTCCTTGCGGATATGCTGCTCTCTGGTCTGCAGCGTCAGCGTGTACGCGCGCTTGCCGCCGGCGTCCTCGCCGGCCCCGACGAGGCGGCCGGGGACTTGCCGGAGGAACTTCTCGCGCGTCGCGAACAGCCCCAGGCCCATCCCGTAGGCGGTCGGCAACCCCAGGGCGTCCGCCTCGCCGACGACGACGTCCGCGCCGACGCTAGCCGGTTCCTCGAGGAGTCCGAGCGCGACGATGTCGGTGCCGAGACAGAACAGCGCGCCCGCCTCGTCGGCGACGGCACCGACCTCGGAGAGCCGCTCCTCGATCGTCCCGTGGACGGTCGGGTTCTCCGCGTAGATCATCGCCGTCTCCGCGTCCGCGAGTTCCGAGAGCGCCTCGACGTCGACGGTACCGTCGTCCATCGGGTACGTCTCGATCTGCAGGTCGGTGCCGTCGACGTAGTTCGCGAGCACGGCGCGCTTGTTCTCGTGGAGGATTTCGGGGACCAACACGGCGGACCCGGACACCCTTCGAACCCGATCGGCGAGTCGGGCCGCCTCTCCCAGCCCCGTCGCGGCGTCGTACATCGAACAGTTCGCGACCGGGAGGCCGGTCAGTTCGACGAGTTGCGACTGGTACTCGAAGAGCGCCTGCAGGAAGCCCTGAGTGATCTCCGGTTGGTACTGCGTGTAGGAGGTCAGAAACTCCGCGCGCTGTGAGAGGTCGTCGACGACCGAGGGGACGTAGTGGGAGTGGTGATCGCGGCCGAGGAACTCCGTCAGGTCGTCGTTCTTCGCGAGCGTCGACGACAGTTCCGCGCGGAGTTCGCGCTCGCTCCGGGGTTCGATCCCGAGGTCGTCGTCGAAGCGGACCTCGGACGGAACGTCGAAGAGGTCGTCCTCGCTGTCGACCCCGACCGCGGCGAGCATTTCTGCGGTCTCCTCGGCCGTGTGCGGCGCGAACGGGCTCCCCTCGGTCCGCTCGTGACGACCGCCGTCACGCATCGGCCGCACCTCCCGCTGCCGGGGGAAGCCGCGTGGCTCCGCGTCGACGAACGTTCGGGTTCATCGTGATCACTCGGTCTGCTCGCGGTAGTCGTCGGCCGAGAGCAGCTCGTCGAACTCCGAGTCGTCGCTGACCTCGACTTCGAGCATCCAGCCGTCGCCGTACGGCTCCTGGTTCACCAGTTCGGGGCGGTCGAACAGGTCCTCGTTGACGGCGGTTACGGTTCCCGAGATCGGTGCGTAGAGGTCCGAGACGGCCTTGATCGACTCGACGACGCCGAACTCGGCCCCCTGCGTTACCTCGTCGCCGACTTCCGGCAGTTCGACGAACACGACGTCGCCCAGTTCGTCCTGGGCGAAGTCGGTGATGCCGACTGTCGCGGTCTCGCCGTCGGTCGTGGCGTACTCGTGTGATTCCTGGTACTTGCGGTCTGTGGGTACTTCGAACATTAGTTGTCCTCGATGAATGGTGTGGGAACGATTTCAGCGCGTTTCTCCTGGTCGCGAACGACGACTGCGAGCTCCGTTCCGGGCTCCGACAGCGACGTCGGGACGTAGCCGAGTGCGATCGGCTCGCCCAGCGTTGGACTCATCGTCCCGCTCGTCACGTGGCCGACGACCTCGCCGTCCGCGACGATGTCGTGGCCGTGCCGGGCGATCCCGCGTTCCCGCAGGATCAGCCCGACGAACGTCTCTTCGACGCCCGCCTCGGCGACGGTCGCCAAGGCGTCGCGACCGACGAAGTCGGTGTCGAGCGCGACGGTCCAGCCGATGCCCGCCTCGTAGGGGGTCCGCGGCTCCGCGTCGGGATCGAAGTCCTGCCCGGAGAGGAGAAACCCCATCTCGGTCCGAAGCGTGTCGCGGGATCCGAGCCCGCAGCGCGTGCAGTCTTCCGCGAACGCGGACCAGATCGGTTCGATCTCGTCGGTCGGCGCGATGATCTCGAAGCCGTCCTCCCCGGTGTATCCCGTTCGGGAGACGTACGAGCGGACGCCAGCGACCTCCGTCTCGATCACGTCGCCCCACGACAGCGGGGTGACGTCGGCGTCGCTCGCGCGGTCGACCGTTTCGACCGCATCCGGCCCTTGCACTGCCACCATCGCCCACGCGTCGGTCTCGTTGCGGACGTCGGCGTCGAGGCCCCACTCGTCTCGGTGGTCGACCCACCGCCGATACGCCTCGTCGTCGTGGCCGGCGTTCGGCACGAAGAGGTATCGGTTCTCCTCTTCGGGGAGTCGGTACACGATCGTGTCGTCGACGATCGTCCCCGATTCGTCGGTGATCGTCGAGTACTGCGACTCGCCCGGTGAGAGCGCCTCGACGTCGTTGGACGTGAGCCGCTGCATCAGAATCGTCGCGTCCGGTCCGTTCACGACGATTTCGCCCATATGCGAGACGTCGAAGATCCCGACCGAGTCGCGAACGGCCTTATGTTCGGTCCGAATCGACTCGAACTCGACCGGCATATCCCACCCCCCGAACCCGGTGAAGGTCGCGTCCTCGGCGTAGACGTCGTACAGCGGTGGCTTCCGAAGGGCCATACTGGTGGGTAGGTTCGCGGCAAGAAATGTTTTGGTATGTTCGCCGCAGTTCCGACCGATTTTGCGGTGATAAATCGCATACTGCGATAGCAAATAGCGTCAGCGGGGGTCACACCGGACAGCTATCGGTTCCGATCGGTGTCTCAGTCCCGAACGGGTCGTCGTCGTCTCACGGCGACGCTCGACTCCCTATGCGGATCGGTCGCTACTGAGGAAGGTTCGATGGTGAGCGAGGCGATCGTATCCGCCGCCGAGCACGAGTCCGTAGAGGAGATACGCGACGAACGTGACGAGCAACATCGGGAGGTTCTGGCCGACCGTCTGCCCGCCGAGACCGACGTTGGCCAACACGACGGCGACGTAGCCCGCCCAGAGGAGAAGGCCGAACACGACCCCGTGTGCCAGTCCGGTCTCGCCCGGAAGACCCCAGGTGAACCCGGCGAAGAGGAGCGGCCAGGCGACGGCGTAGAGAAGGAAAAACCAGAGAATCGTCAGTAGCGTCGCGGTCGAGGAACCGAGTTCACAGTAGGGTGGTCCGCCGACGGCGCACAGACTGGTGAACGTGGCGAACACGAAGATATCGACGCCTGCGAGGAGGAAGTCCGTGATCAGCAGAAAGATCAGTAGCGCGATCGTCGCCGCGATGCCACCGGCGAGGCTGCTTCGCACTGGGTCCATACTTTCACTTCAGTATCATATATCAAAAATATGTCTAGCTGTCAGAGAGTAAATGTATTCGACGGCCCGCCGGTTTCGGTTCCATCTCCACGGGGAGTTCCGACCAGCGCTGCGGAACAGGTGGCCACACCACGACCGTCGTGTCGCTGCGGCACGGTCCCCGTCGGCGTCGCTGCATCGGGACGCGACGGCCTCCGGAATCGAACGAGCGCCGTCGTTATCTGTTCCGCCGGAAAACACCCGACTATGAGCCGATTGGTGGAACACGACGCGACGGGACCGCTGAAACTGGACGAGTCCGACCTCGACCCCGAGAAGGGAGACGTCGCCGTCTGTCGGTGCGGGCTGTCCGGTGACTTTCCGTTCTGCGACGGGACCCATCGGAACACGAGGTCCGAAGACGAGGACGTGCTGTATCGGTACGTCGAGGAAGACGGGTCGCTACGTCGTCGCGAAGTCGACCGCGTCGCGTACGCCGCCGACGAAACGGCCGACGACGACGCTGCCGAGAACGCGGAATGAGCACGGTCGGGAAGTCGGCATGGGTGTCGTAACCGGATTCCGTTCCGCTATTCTTAATTGATTATCTCATATGGTTTCTACTATGGCTAGTGGGACGACTGTCTCGCGACGTACCTACCTGGCGGCGCTCGGAACCGCCGCCGTCGGTGGATACGCTGGCTGCGTAGGGTCGGCCACCGAGTCGGTCTTCGTCCTGTCGGCCGGAAGCCTCGCCAGTACCTTCGACGACCACGTCGCTCCCGCGTTCGAGGCGGAGACGGGGATTACGGTCCACGGCGAGTACTACGGGACCAACGCGGTGATGCGGATGGTCGAGGACCGGACGAAACACCCGGACGTGATCGTGAGCGCCGACGCGACGCTCCTCCGGGACCGTCTCTACGGCGAGTTCACGGACTGGGACGTGGAGTTCGCGACGAACAGTCTCGGCCTCGGCTATCACGAATCGACGTCCGTCGGTCGCGCCCTCGACGCCGGACAGCCCTGGTACGAGGTGGTTCGGGGGGCCGATCCGGGAGAGGTCGCCATCAGCGATCCGGACCTGGATCCGCTCGGCTACCGGGCCGTTCAGGCCTTCGAACTCGCTGCGCGCGAACACGATCTCGACGGGTTCCGAGAACAGATGCTGCAGCGCGTGTACACGGAGCCGGAGGAACCGCAAATGATGGCCGGGGTCGAGAGCGGGTCCCGCGCCGCGGCGGTCGTCTATCGGAATATGGCGATCGACCACGAGATGCCGTTTTTCGAGTTCCCCGACGCGTACAACTTTTCGGACCCCGAGTTGGCGGACCACTACGCGACCGCCACCTACACCACTGACGAGGGATACACCGCGGCGGGCCGACCGATCATCTACAACGCGACCACGAAGGACGGCGCCGACAACCCGGACGCGGGCAGGCGGTTCGTGCAGTTCCTCGCCGACAACCCGGCGATACTCGACGATGCCGGGCTGACCGTCACGACAGCGTTACCCGAGAGCAACGGTGACCCCCCGGGAGCCATCGACGTATGAACCGCACCGATTCCGTCCGTTCGAGGCGATCGCTCCGAATACCGGGACGGTTGGTCCCGGTGGTTCTCGGCGGTCTCCTCCTCGTTTATCTCGCGCTCCCCTTTCTCGCGTTTCTCTCGCGCACCGGGACGGCGAACGTGATCGCCAGACTGTCGGCGCCGGAGGCGCAAGTGGCGATCCGAAACTCCCTGCTCACGGCGCCCGTCTCGACGGCGATCGCGACGCTGTTCGGGGTTCCCC
This portion of the Halobellus litoreus genome encodes:
- the gcvPA gene encoding aminomethyl-transferring glycine dehydrogenase subunit GcvPA, producing the protein MRDGGRHERTEGSPFAPHTAEETAEMLAAVGVDSEDDLFDVPSEVRFDDDLGIEPRSERELRAELSSTLAKNDDLTEFLGRDHHSHYVPSVVDDLSQRAEFLTSYTQYQPEITQGFLQALFEYQSQLVELTGLPVANCSMYDAATGLGEAARLADRVRRVSGSAVLVPEILHENKRAVLANYVDGTDLQIETYPMDDGTVDVEALSELADAETAMIYAENPTVHGTIEERLSEVGAVADEAGALFCLGTDIVALGLLEEPASVGADVVVGEADALGLPTAYGMGLGLFATREKFLRQVPGRLVGAGEDAGGKRAYTLTLQTREQHIRKERATSNICTNQAWVALRTAMHLALLGADGLVDLASQCVREAAALAAQLDELPGVRAPVHDRHHFREFLVRTDQPAPAIAQDLEANGFAVHVVDDHLLQACVTDVNASETDALVEAFEEAL
- a CDS encoding extracellular solute-binding protein, whose translation is MASGTTVSRRTYLAALGTAAVGGYAGCVGSATESVFVLSAGSLASTFDDHVAPAFEAETGITVHGEYYGTNAVMRMVEDRTKHPDVIVSADATLLRDRLYGEFTDWDVEFATNSLGLGYHESTSVGRALDAGQPWYEVVRGADPGEVAISDPDLDPLGYRAVQAFELAAREHDLDGFREQMLQRVYTEPEEPQMMAGVESGSRAAAVVYRNMAIDHEMPFFEFPDAYNFSDPELADHYATATYTTDEGYTAAGRPIIYNATTKDGADNPDAGRRFVQFLADNPAILDDAGLTVTTALPESNGDPPGAIDV
- the gcvH gene encoding glycine cleavage system protein GcvH, which encodes MFEVPTDRKYQESHEYATTDGETATVGITDFAQDELGDVVFVELPEVGDEVTQGAEFGVVESIKAVSDLYAPISGTVTAVNEDLFDRPELVNQEPYGDGWMLEVEVSDDSEFDELLSADDYREQTE
- the gcvPB gene encoding aminomethyl-transferring glycine dehydrogenase subunit GcvPB; translated protein: MNHDQARYGDDDRYEPLLSEKDATTVDVGEESPLPDDLTRESLELPGLSEPELARHYTRLSQMNWSVETGPYPLGSCTMKYNPSFTEDVAADPNGGVHPDRSEETVQGTLELLAGLQDYLARIGGMDAVTLQPPAGAAGEFTGIMIAKACHEARGDPRSEVIVPASAHGTNFASAAMAGYDVVELPSGEDGRVDLDALEAAVSEDTAALMLTNPNTVGLFERDIEEIAEIVHDAGGLLYYDGANLNALLGRARPGDMGFDIMHYNVHKTFATPHGGGGPGAGPVGVVDELAEFLPRPRVRERDGRYELYDPERSIGKVHGYQGNWLVLVKAYAYIARLGDAGLKDTSAKAVLNANYLAERIDYDIPYGPFHHEFAATAGERDAADIAKGMLDYGVHPPTTKWPEFVPEAMLTEPTEAENKASLDDLAAAFDAAMADSDAELETAPSKTTARRIDQADAARNPRLSWRALDGDE
- a CDS encoding DUF6789 family protein, which translates into the protein MDPVRSSLAGGIAATIALLIFLLITDFLLAGVDIFVFATFTSLCAVGGPPYCELGSSTATLLTILWFFLLYAVAWPLLFAGFTWGLPGETGLAHGVVFGLLLWAGYVAVVLANVGLGGQTVGQNLPMLLVTFVAYLLYGLVLGGGYDRLAHHRTFLSSDRSA
- a CDS encoding CDGSH iron-sulfur domain-containing protein produces the protein MSRLVEHDATGPLKLDESDLDPEKGDVAVCRCGLSGDFPFCDGTHRNTRSEDEDVLYRYVEEDGSLRRREVDRVAYAADETADDDAAENAE
- the gcvT gene encoding glycine cleavage system aminomethyltransferase GcvT: MALRKPPLYDVYAEDATFTGFGGWDMPVEFESIRTEHKAVRDSVGIFDVSHMGEIVVNGPDATILMQRLTSNDVEALSPGESQYSTITDESGTIVDDTIVYRLPEEENRYLFVPNAGHDDEAYRRWVDHRDEWGLDADVRNETDAWAMVAVQGPDAVETVDRASDADVTPLSWGDVIETEVAGVRSYVSRTGYTGEDGFEIIAPTDEIEPIWSAFAEDCTRCGLGSRDTLRTEMGFLLSGQDFDPDAEPRTPYEAGIGWTVALDTDFVGRDALATVAEAGVEETFVGLILRERGIARHGHDIVADGEVVGHVTSGTMSPTLGEPIALGYVPTSLSEPGTELAVVVRDQEKRAEIVPTPFIEDN